A window from Mycoplasma phocoeninasale encodes these proteins:
- the dnaG gene encoding DNA primase → MLEEKNVWDLVLSKIDIVDIISEHISLTKQGKNFKACCPFHGEKTPSFVVSPEKQFFKCFGCGKSGNVLKFVEYYKKITSLEALKELAKKANIEIEDHFKNWHDNSLSSEAEDLIKLNKDASVFFQYEMLVTKNTDLESFLEKRKLTKDLIKEFEIGYASSEKSFYKYAIEKDHKIFTIANSSLIAAKNERNFFNNRLIFPIKDEHGNTVAFSGRAISDSDNPKYLNSSETKLFKKHKVLFNYYHAKDEILKTNEVYLLEGQFDCIALYKIEIKNSVAVMGTSLSYDQIKFFKNCKIILFFDNDAAGIKATVKNLKIILYYAKDLNITPYFIDNELKKDADEIYNLDEGKSLKELCAKKIDLLAYLYNEFEKNNKNQSIDENERFKKNCELFEIMFYLNDQFKLTLKNRLIEKKIFASEIYRNYELNFIKPNFPSDPNFVSNLTQESKKKIAGFSRHATKLNNDFVMPDEVINNFDVFEYQIANSNRKIINSNVRSHNSKAKNSSLMFGRSLSFALIIKAILQQPNFLKNWDKSVFVRLKVDENNQSNKELICYVINIIKSNNYLNENNLIELIKNDSNLNEDKKNKFIQIIMNLKTINNEFSQEKFDTQVNNLVQNNKTYKKIIH, encoded by the coding sequence ATGTTAGAAGAAAAAAATGTTTGAGATTTAGTATTATCCAAAATCGACATTGTCGATATCATATCAGAACATATTTCCTTGACTAAACAAGGAAAAAATTTTAAAGCGTGCTGCCCTTTCCACGGTGAAAAAACCCCTTCATTTGTGGTGAGTCCCGAAAAGCAGTTCTTTAAATGTTTTGGATGTGGCAAAAGTGGAAATGTCCTAAAATTTGTTGAATACTATAAAAAAATCACCTCTCTCGAAGCTTTAAAGGAATTAGCTAAAAAAGCGAACATCGAAATTGAGGATCACTTCAAAAATTGACATGATAATTCGCTATCCAGTGAGGCTGAAGATTTAATTAAATTAAACAAGGATGCATCAGTCTTTTTTCAATATGAAATGCTTGTTACAAAAAATACTGATCTAGAAAGTTTTTTAGAAAAACGAAAATTGACAAAGGACCTAATTAAAGAATTTGAAATTGGATATGCAAGTAGTGAGAAGAGTTTCTATAAATATGCCATCGAAAAAGATCATAAAATTTTTACAATTGCTAATTCATCATTGATTGCAGCTAAAAATGAAAGAAATTTCTTTAATAATCGTTTAATATTTCCAATTAAAGATGAACATGGCAATACTGTTGCTTTCTCCGGCAGGGCAATTAGTGATAGTGATAACCCTAAATATTTAAATAGCTCTGAAACTAAACTATTTAAAAAACATAAAGTTTTATTTAATTACTACCATGCTAAAGATGAAATTTTAAAAACTAATGAAGTGTATTTGCTTGAGGGACAATTCGATTGTATTGCTCTATATAAAATCGAAATTAAAAACTCAGTGGCAGTGATGGGAACGTCGCTTTCATATGACCAAATTAAATTTTTTAAAAACTGTAAAATAATTTTATTTTTTGATAATGATGCAGCCGGAATTAAGGCGACTGTAAAGAATCTAAAGATTATTCTCTATTATGCAAAAGATTTAAACATAACACCCTATTTCATTGATAACGAGCTAAAAAAAGATGCTGATGAAATTTACAATCTTGATGAAGGTAAGTCACTTAAAGAGTTGTGTGCGAAAAAAATAGATTTACTTGCCTATTTATATAATGAATTTGAAAAAAACAATAAAAATCAATCAATTGATGAGAATGAACGATTCAAGAAAAATTGCGAATTATTTGAGATAATGTTTTATTTAAATGATCAGTTTAAGCTTACTTTAAAAAATCGTTTAATTGAAAAAAAGATATTCGCATCTGAAATTTATAGAAATTATGAATTGAATTTCATAAAACCAAACTTTCCTTCGGATCCTAATTTTGTTTCAAATCTGACACAAGAATCAAAGAAAAAAATCGCTGGCTTTTCACGGCATGCAACTAAATTAAATAATGATTTTGTCATGCCGGATGAGGTCATTAATAATTTTGATGTTTTTGAATATCAAATTGCTAATAGTAATAGAAAAATAATAAATAGCAATGTCCGAAGTCATAATTCCAAAGCAAAAAATAGTTCTTTAATGTTTGGGCGTTCATTAAGCTTTGCTTTGATTATTAAAGCAATATTACAACAACCTAATTTTTTAAAAAATTGAGATAAGTCGGTATTTGTTCGGCTTAAAGTCGATGAAAATAATCAAAGTAATAAAGAGCTAATCTGTTATGTCATTAACATAATCAAATCAAACAACTATTTAAATGAAAATAACCTTATAGAACTTATAAAAAATGACAGTAATCTAAACGAAGATAAAAAAAATAAATTTATTCAAATAATAATGAATTTAAAAACGATTAATAACGAATTTAGTCAAGAAAAATTTGATACCCAGGTAAACAATTTAGTTCAAAATAATAAAACCTATAAAAAAATAATCCATTAA
- a CDS encoding glycine--tRNA ligase, whose translation MQKNEKKNIQEIINHLKTSGFVYQNSEIYGGLVNTWDYGPLALPILNAIKKYWIREFITREGNFQIDSKIIMNPNVWKASRHTSNFSDFLIENKINKKRYRADHIVKDLFPDINVEKATFEELEKIIKDHVKEYDNSKCDWGSIRPFNLMFKTQIGAIDSSAAETYLRPETAQGIFINFKNVTRTMRAKLPFGIGQIGKSFRNEITPRDFIFRTREFEQMELEFFCNESDSDKYYKYWISKCKDFVKFLGLNPKNIRVREHESEELSHYSKGTSDIEYLFPFGWGELLGIANRGNYDLTQHMKFSQESLEYLDEKGEKITPYVIEPSIGLDRLLLALIIDSYEVEKLDNDDSRVVLKLDYNIAPVQLAIFPLMKKLNEKAKAIYDEMLKNSTIRIIYDESGSIGKRYRRQDAIGTPFAITIDFETVENNTVTIRNRDTMVQERISISEIRNYLAKYMK comes from the coding sequence ATGCAAAAAAATGAAAAAAAAAATATTCAAGAAATAATTAATCATTTAAAAACTTCCGGATTTGTCTACCAAAATTCGGAAATTTATGGTGGCTTAGTAAACACATGAGACTATGGACCTTTAGCATTGCCAATTTTAAATGCCATAAAAAAATACTGAATCAGGGAATTTATTACTAGGGAAGGTAATTTTCAAATTGATTCAAAAATCATCATGAACCCAAACGTTTGAAAAGCAAGTAGGCATACAAGTAATTTTTCGGACTTTTTAATTGAAAACAAAATTAACAAAAAAAGATATCGGGCTGATCACATTGTTAAAGATTTATTTCCAGATATCAATGTTGAAAAAGCAACATTTGAAGAACTAGAAAAAATTATCAAAGATCATGTTAAAGAGTATGATAACTCAAAATGTGATTGAGGCTCTATACGTCCATTTAATTTAATGTTTAAAACTCAAATTGGTGCTATTGATAGTTCAGCGGCTGAAACATACCTTAGACCAGAAACTGCTCAGGGGATTTTTATTAACTTTAAAAATGTAACTAGAACTATGAGAGCGAAGCTACCTTTTGGAATCGGTCAAATAGGCAAAAGTTTTAGGAATGAAATTACGCCACGAGATTTTATTTTTAGAACTAGAGAATTTGAACAAATGGAATTAGAATTCTTTTGCAATGAGAGCGATAGTGACAAGTACTATAAATATTGAATTTCCAAATGCAAAGACTTTGTTAAATTTTTGGGACTTAATCCCAAAAATATTCGGGTACGTGAACATGAATCTGAAGAATTAAGCCACTATTCAAAGGGAACAAGCGATATTGAGTACCTGTTTCCTTTTGGGTGAGGTGAGCTACTTGGAATTGCAAATCGTGGTAACTATGATTTGACCCAACATATGAAATTCTCACAAGAGTCATTAGAATACCTTGACGAAAAAGGCGAAAAAATTACTCCTTATGTAATCGAACCCTCAATTGGTCTCGACAGACTGTTGCTTGCGCTGATTATTGATTCATATGAAGTTGAAAAGCTAGATAATGATGACAGTAGAGTAGTTCTTAAACTAGATTACAATATTGCGCCAGTACAATTAGCAATTTTTCCATTGATGAAAAAATTAAACGAAAAAGCTAAAGCAATATATGACGAAATGTTAAAAAATTCGACAATCAGAATTATTTATGATGAAAGTGGTTCAATCGGAAAAAGATATCGCAGACAAGATGCCATTGGTACTCCTTTTGCAATAACAATAGACTTTGAAACAGTTGAAAACAATACCGTAACAATTAGAAATCGAGACACAATGGTTCAAGAGCGAATTTCAATTAGTGAAATTAGAAATTATTTAGCAAAATATATGAAATAG